The window CACAGAAGCCTCCAAGaaaatcatgtggttacaagattatatggagTTACATCAAAAACAGCAAGTTAGTACACtttggagtgatagtcaaagtgcagtgcacttagcaaagaatgcagcttatcactcaaggactagacatatcaagaagcgttattactttatcaggtcagcattgaaagataatgagttaaagttacagaagattgatggctcgaagaatccagctgacatgatgaccaaggtagtagacagagagaagcatattttctgtactattaccattggtattactccatgctgattgatgaggagtatcacagaggcacaagtttttcagctactatttcttgaagaagatgcATGCAAAGTTGCTTGACGCTttggtatatttgtcttcaagcgGGAGATTATTATAGATGaagtcaaatatttgtttttaggggctttttgtcttttctattagatttccttttagggttctcaatctctttgtgccttgatcttgagagaagatcgtcgttgtattccaactttttcaaagtctagtggattcgcagaatGCCTCTGTGTGGAGACGTAGCCCAAGTTTTGGtaaacttcgataacaaattttctggtgtgttcatctgattctgctCTTTTATTGCTATATTTTGTCTAGTGAATTGTTTGCAAgtgttatttttctggaatcgacgtgcgattttGTAACACCCACGTGGCGTGAGGATCTCGATCGGGAATCCCCTCTGCCAAACGATAACTCTTGATCAGGCATTGGATAGAAGAGCTTATATAATACATGGGGAAGTCAGGGAGAAAAGCACAAAGAAAGAGTCGGgagtaaaaatcaaattttagagaaagagagagggagaatggCTTCCGAGGGGAAGAGGACTGCAAGTACATGTCACACTCGCAACAGCGACAACGACAATAGGTGGTCGCTTCAGGAATGACCGCTCTCGTCACCGGCggtagtctctctctctcttctctctctctctctctctctctctctctctctctctctctctctctctcggactctctctctctctctctctcgaacacttccttccttttttatgTTGTTCATTTAGATGATCGATCAACTGTCATGGTTtaggttaagaaaaaaaaaacatcataatTTAGGCATTTGAAGACAGTCAATCCTGTGCCTATGGCAATCAAACTAATTTTATATGTTAACTAAAGACCAACCTGGAGCAAATCTCAACCGTCCACGTAAAATTAGTGAATTGATCTCGTAATGACCCATGGATGAAGTTGGGAGGAAGGTAAGGTTGCATTTGTGTTTTAGAGTATGTACTTAAACTTATATGACTACTGATTAGGgtgcttaaaataaattatttgtttttacaatttccattttgtgtgtgtgtgtgtgttttttaattttggaatatcTATTATAGCAAAATGGGTATAGTTGCCAACTTAGGACTATCCGGGTCCGAAAAATTCAAGTCAGGCATGTCAGATAGGGCTTTCAACTATAGCAGGTGCTTTTGAATCTGATTATATTCGATTTCATAGATAAAATGCTAGACAACTAATTTCATGATCATTCAAAACTTTatatgatgaagatgatgagagaTCAATTACTTCGAGGATTTGTAGCTGGATAGGCTTggtttatgcattttttttatttaaagtttTGTTGTCTTTAGATGTTAATAGCTCACAGACATGTCGCTAGCTAGTAGAATTTGCATTCTCCGATTGTCATGATCCAGTGCATTTAAAGGCTTTAATCATCTGTTAGACTTCAATTGCCTGTGTAATCAAATGTTCCGCACAGTCCAATGTATCACCTGTCAACTTCTTCTATTGGCAAAGAAGAAGGGCTTGATCTGTTCTCGTTTGCAATTACAAGTTGGTAAATGGTCATAATGTCGTCCCGTGCTTAGGCGTGCTATTGTTGAGGAATTAGCGGGGCTTGGGGCTACCGTCTACACCTGCTCCAGGACTGAAGCTGAACTCAATGAATGCTTGAAAGAGTGGAAGCGTAAGGGCTTCCAAGTGGCGGGTTCGGCCTGCGACGTTTCCTCAAGATCCGAGCGAGAGAAACTGATGCTCGCCGTGTCCTCCCTCTTCGACGGCAAGCTCAACATCCTAGTAAGTCTCGGTCGTCTTTGACCCCGTGGATCCAATAACAACATTGATAAGGTCACGATTTGTGCTTTTATTTCGATAGATTTTGTTCcgcttttcattttcttgggaTTGGTTTGTGTTAGATAAACAACGTTGGGACTCTGGGGACAACTGGTGGAATGCCGACCGTGGATTACACGGCGGAAGATTTCTCCTTCATCATGACTACTAACTTCGAATCGGCTTATCACTTGAGCCAGCTCGCGCATCCTCTTCTCAAGGCTTCGGGAACCGGAAGCATCGTGTTCTTGTCATCCGTCTGCGGTATTGTTTCACTCGGCCTCGGATCAATTTATTCAGCCACAAAAGGTGAATTGATAGTATCATGAGCAACTATTTAAACACTTTTACTATGGAGCTAAACAAATTCCATATGTTTCTTACTTGCTCAACTCATTGTTAGGAGCAATGAACCAGTTGACCAAGAATTTGGCGTGCGAATGGGCTAAGGACAACATAAGAAGCAACTCTGTTGCACCTTATTTTATTCTGACTCCATTGACCGAGCCTGTAATTTAATGTCCCAAGGCTTTAAATTTTCATCTTGATCATTTTTCCCATCGTGATCTAACGTTAACCCATCCGTCGTCGCAGCTACTTTGTAGTGAGGAGTACCATAAGGAGGCAATAGCAAGGGCGCCGCTCGGTCGCACAGGAGAGCCGAAGGAGGTGTCGTCACTTGTGGCCTTCTTGTGCTTGCCGGCAGCCTCCTATATAACGGGGCAGACCATTTGTGTCGATGGAGGATTCACTGTCAATGGCTTCTCCTTTCCTAAAGCATGAGTGTAACTTTCTTCTGTGTCTGAGATGTTTGTCGTGCATTGCCGTCGCAGGGATAAAGAAGTTTATTAACCAATAATGGCGACATCGCAATACGCTTCAATGTGTACGTCGATCATTTGTTGACCGCATATAAGGGAGAGTATCGTACTCCCACTTTGTATTCCCTTTCGAGCTGTTTTATGCAATTGTCTATGAGTAAAATTTACGTACTTGAGAAGCAATGATGGAAACAATAAACATGATATGCTACAACAGCATTATCCGA of the Eucalyptus grandis isolate ANBG69807.140 chromosome 10, ASM1654582v1, whole genome shotgun sequence genome contains:
- the LOC104423848 gene encoding tropinone reductase homolog At2g29290, whose amino-acid sequence is MLAVSSLFDGKLNILINNVGTLGTTGGMPTVDYTAEDFSFIMTTNFESAYHLSQLAHPLLKASGTGSIVFLSSVCGIVSLGLGSIYSATKGAMNQLTKNLACEWAKDNIRSNSVAPYFILTPLTEPLLCSEEYHKEAIARAPLGRTGEPKEVSSLVAFLCLPAASYITGQTICVDGGFTVNGFSFPKA